One Glycine soja cultivar W05 chromosome 2, ASM419377v2, whole genome shotgun sequence genomic region harbors:
- the LOC114395261 gene encoding serine/threonine-protein kinase-like protein At1g28390 codes for MRYLTCNAESAIATCDPHSLKKKKKPKSPAHAQPVRHFAYSDILDATNNFSADTFLGKGSHGTVYKAAFHGGALVAAVKITKPKTSNEIEILSHLKKNPRLVNLIGFCNDQTQTNNINNNKLIVVEYMPNGSLHELLHSTKKPVRPPSWTARVRFAVQVAKAVRLLHSSEPPVIHRDIKSSNVLIDEKWNARLGDFGLAVRGHVADSRVPPAGTLGYLDPCYLAPGDLSSKSDVFSFGVLLLEIASGRHALDVRHSPPSVLDWAVPLVRRGEFKEICDPRIGAPPDMAAFRRMAVLAARCVRSTPERRPSMVEVLECLTAVRKCFRAPVMWKRIKRRVEIARGDLFHDWDRSEEVVRVVKLGSSSSSRRNGKVSSVSGVEYEGGHANPAVRSRSVGSGSGLVGFGFKNRKGKVRLKRSRSMGSPVPLRW; via the coding sequence ATGCGCTACCTCACTTGCAACGCCGAGTCCGCAATAGCCACATGCGACCCTCACTCcctcaagaagaagaaaaagcccAAAAGTCCAGCCCATGCCCAGCCCGTGCGACACTTCGCCTACTCCGACATCCTCGACGCCACCAACAACTTCTCTGCCGACACCTTCCTAGGTAAAGGCAGCCACGGCACCGTCTACAAGGCCGCCTTCCACGGCGGCGCCCTCGTCGCCGCCGTCAAAATAACCAAACCCAAAACCTCAAACGAAATCGAAATTCTCTCCCACCTCAAAAAAAACCCTCGTCTTGTTAACCTAATTGGCTTCTGCAACGACCAAACccaaactaacaacattaacaacaacaaactcATTGTTGTCGAGTACATGCCAAACGGTTCGCTCCACGAGCTTCTCCACTCGACTAAAAAACCGGTTCGACCCCCAAGCTGGACCGCGCGAGTCCGGTTTGCGGTTCAGGTCGCGAAAGCGGTTCGCCTTTTACACTCTTCCGAACCGCCAGTTATTCACAGGGACATAAAATCGTCCAATGTGTTAATCGACGAAAAGTGGAACGCTAGACTCGGTGACTTCGGGCTCGCGGTGAGGGGACACGTGGCGGATTCTCGCGTGCCACCGGCGGGGACGTTAGGATACCTCGACCCGTGCTATCTTGCGCCGGGAGATCTAAGTTCCAAGAGCGATGTCTTCAGTTTCGGAGTTTTGCTGCTCGAGATCGCGAGTGGGAGGCACGCGCTCGACGTGAGGCACAGTCCGCCGTCGGTGCTGGACTGGGCGGTGCCGCTGGTCCGGCGCGGCGAGTTTAAGGAGATTTGTGACCCGAGAATTGGAGCACCGCCGGACATGGCGGCGTTCCGGCGGATGGCGGTGCTGGCGGCGAGGTGCGTGAGGAGCACCCCGGAGAGAAGGCCGTCGATGGTGGAGGTGTTGGAGTGTCTAACGGCGGTGAGAAAATGTTTTCGCGCGCCGGTAATGTGGAAGAGGATTAAGAGGCGCGTGGAGATAGCGCGTGGGGATTTGTTTCATGATTGGGACAGGAGTGAGGAAGTTGTGAGAGTAGTTAAGTTAggaagtagtagtagtagtagaagGAACGGGAAAGTATCTAGTGTGTCGGGTGTAGAGTATGAGGGTGGACACGCGAATCCAGCGGTGAGATCTAGATCGGTTGGTTCGGGTTCGGGTTTGGTTGGGTTTGGGTTCAAGAATAGAAAAGGGAAAGTGAGGCtaaagagatcgaggtctatggGGAGTCCGGTGCCTCTCCGGTGGTGA
- the LOC114395270 gene encoding uncharacterized protein LOC114395270: MTTKGTTHSEPNNTECCMCGDLGFSDQLFQCKACQFRSQHRYCSNLYPKPESLGTCNWCLSQREDTKERSTNSSNSSSSIRNNDDESRIKRIRNGNSYNSAQNIGPVKKGVKGSVLHLQIHKPIKKPKSPESSRSPSASNSPPKSSPVLVSTRKRIVTNGTLEERLRRTRSEDITRSGATKQVFRNKVRRYKLLDEVSS, from the exons ATGACAACCAAAGGAACAACTCACTCTGAACCCAACAACACTGAATGTTGCATGTGTGGGGATCTTGGCTTCTCTGATCAGCTTTTTCAATGCAAAGCCTGCCAATTCAGATCTCAACACAG ATACTGCAGCAATCTCTACCCGAAGCCAGAGTCTCTTGGAACCTGCAATTGGTGTTTGAGTCAAAGAGAGGACACCAAAGAGAGGTCAACCAATTCATCAAATTCTTCCTCATCTATTAGGAACAACGATGATGAGAGCAgaatcaagagaatcaggaatGGTAATAGCTACAACAGTGCTCAAAATATTGGACCGGTGAAGAAGGGAGTGAAAGGGAGTGTCCTTCATCTCCAAATTCATAAACCAATTAAGAAACCAAAGTCACCGGAGTCATCAAGATCACCATCAGCATCCAATTCTCCACCGAAATCTTCGCCGGTTTTGGTTTCAACCCGGAAGAGGATTGTCACCAATGGTACCTTGGAAGAGAGACTGAGGAGGACTAGGTCAGAAGACATCACAAGAAGTGGTGCAACCAAACAGGTCTTCAGGAATAAGGTGAGAAGGTATAAGCTTCTGGATGAAGTTTCAAgttaa
- the LOC114395278 gene encoding transcription factor bHLH143-like, with the protein MGEDCRTWIPELHFNWQSPNLSSFNATPFGVGKQNGTSAAMNSGANVVTRNAAMPAYASSALPHSQLGHSGEPHGWFYCLPRFRQGFTTPAQTFNAEEKLPAGHANGLGVEVAPNRESGFPQKQLLVIDQTGDQTTLVYSSRFGGPVDCHVSWDSKLHGSINLNNGNELLNLRRDVNHVVGLGPTLDDKVHENTGTDDDIESEMHEDTEEINALLYSDSDGYSTEDDDDDEVTSTGHSPSTMTTHDDNQEEPHRRTAEEVASSVGETKKRKLLDGAYDDDNLQFIDTASSLNGKKRPFEVEDDAESRCSSGGNSSSRGSGGMGSLSGNKKMRKEKIQDVLSILQCIVPGGKDKDPIELLDEAIRCLKSLKLKAIELGLDATI; encoded by the coding sequence ATGGGAGAAGATTGCAGAACCTGGATTCCGGAGCTGCATTTTAATTGGCAATCTCCAAATTTGAGCTCCTTCAATGCTACACCCTTTGGTGTGGGGAAGCAAAATGGTACTTCTGCAGCTATGAATTCGGGTGCCAACGTGGTCACAAGAAACGCGGCAATGCCAGCTTATGCGTCCTCTGCCTTACCGCATTCGCAGTTAGGACATTCTGGTGAACCTCATGGTTGGTTTTATTGTTTGCCTCGCTTTCGCCAGGGATTTACCACGCCTGCTCAAACCTTCAATGCAGAGGAAAAACTCCCTGCTGGCCATGCCAATGGTTTAGGGGTGGAAGTTGCGCCGAATAGGGAATCGGGTTTCCCTCAGAAGCAATTGCTGGTTATTGATCAAACGGGTGATCAAACAACTCTTGTTTATAGTTCAAGGTTTGGGGGTCCCGTTGATTGTCATGTGTCCTGGGATTCAAAGCTGCATGGTTCTATCAATTTGAACAATGGGAATGAATTGCTTAATTTAAGGAGAGATGTGAATCATGTGGTTGGACTTGGACCTACTTTGGATGATAAAGTTCATGAAAATACAGGAACTGATGATGACATTGAAAGCGAGATGCATGAGGACACAGAGGAAATCAATGCATTGCTTTACTCTGACAGTGATGGTTATTCCActgaggatgatgatgatgatgaagttaCTAGCACAGGACATTCACCCAGTACAATGACCACGCACGATGATAACCAGGAAGAACCCCATAGGAGAACCGCTGAAGAAGTTGCTAGCTCCGTCGGAGAAACAAAGAAGCGAAAGCTATTGGACGGTGCttatgatgatgacaacttgcAGTTCATTGACACTGCTAGTTCTCTGAATGGGAAAAAAAGACCCTTTGAAGTCGAAGATGATGCCGAATCAAGATGCTCTAGTGGTGGCAACAGTAGTAGTAGAGGGTCAGGTGGAATGGGTTCCTTGTCAGGCAATAAAAAGAtgagaaaggagaagattcaAGATGTTCTGAGCATCCTGCAATGCATAGTTCCTGGTGGAAAGGACAAGGACCCAATCGAGCTTCTTGATGAAGCCATTCGTTGCTTGAAATCATTGAAACTCAAGGCCATAGAACTTGGACTTGATGCTACTATATAA